The Ranitomeya variabilis isolate aRanVar5 chromosome 7, aRanVar5.hap1, whole genome shotgun sequence genome includes a window with the following:
- the FZD5 gene encoding frizzled-5 — MAGLIPGGLVVGLLFFLQVPVPASAASKAIVCQEITVPMCKGIGYNYTYMPNQFNHDTQDEAGLEVHQFWPLVEIQCSLDLKFFLCSMYTPICLADYKKPLPPCRSVCERAKAGCSPLMRQYGFGWPERMNCDKLPQNGDPENLCMDYNRTETTTLPPLFAKPTHPPRGSKHLTSLHNQKQQNRDCEGVCKCREPFISITKESHPLYNRIKTGQVPNCAMPCFQPYFTQDEKTFATYWLGLWSILCFISTFTTVATFLIDMERFRYPERPIIFLSTCYLFVSIGYIVRLIVGHENVACNRDHIHYETTGPALCTVVFLLIYFFGMASSIWWVILSFTWFLAAGMKWGNEAIASFSQYFHMAAWLIPSVKSIAVLALSSVDGDPVAGICYVGNQNLENLRGFVLAPLVVYLFTGTMFLLAGFVSLFRIRSVIKQGGTKTDKLEKLMIRIGIFTVLYTVPATIVVACYIYEQHYREFWEKSHNCSCSADKKRSRPEYAIFMLKYFMCLVVGITSGVWIWSGKTFDSWRKLTSRCCRSSKSINVLAYSEASRALTTRTGLPSSALYHKQVPMSHV; from the coding sequence ATGGCCGGACTGATTCCTGGAGGGCTTGTGGTGGGTCTTCTGTTCTTCCTGCAAGTCCCTGTGCCCGCGTCTGCAGCATCCAAAGCGATTGTCTGCCAAGAGATAACTGTCCCCATGTGCAAGGGCATTGGATATAATTACACCTACATGCCCAACCAGTTTAACCACGACACTCAGGACGAAGCCGGCCTGGAAGTGCACCAGTTCTGGCCTTTGGTGGAAATTCAATGCTCTCTGGATCTGAAGTTTTTCCTGTGCAGCATGTACACTCCCATTTGCTTGGCTGACTACAAGAAGCCTCTTCCACCCTGCAGGTCTGTATGCGAGCGAGCCAAAGCCGGATGTTCTCCGCTCATGAGACAATATGGGTTTGGTTGGCCAGAGAGAATGAATTGTGACAAACTCCCCCAAAATGGGGACCCAGAAAACCTCTGCATGGATTATAACAGGACTGAGACCACCACACTGCCACCATTATTTGCAAAACCAACTCATCCCCCCAGAGGCTCAAAACACTTGACTTCTCTCCATAACCAGAAGCAGCAGAATAGAGACTGTGAGGGGGTATGCAAATGCCGGGAGCCTTTCATCTCCATAACAAAAGAGTCCCATCCCCTGTATAACAGAATTAAGACCGGCCAGGTGCCCAACTGTGCCATGCCATGCTTCCAGCCCTACTTCACGCAGGACGAGAAGACATTTGCCACGTATTGGTTAGGGTTGTGGTCCATCCTGTGTTTCATCTCAACCTTTACCACTGTGGCCACCTTCCTGATTGACATGGAGAGGTTTCGGTACCCAGAACGGCCGATCATCTTCTTATCCACTTGTTATCTCTTTGTATCTATTGGCTACATCGTCAGACTTATAGTAGGCCATGAAAATGTTGCCTGCAACAGGGATCACATTCATTATGAGACCACAGGACCTGCCCTCTGCACTGTGGTCTTTCTTCTCATCTACTTCTTTGGGATGGCCAGTTCCATCTGGTGGGTGATCCTGTCTTTCACGTGGTTTCTGGCCGCTGGTATGAAGTGGGGTAATGAGGCCATTGCCAGCTTCTCTCAGTATTTCCATATGGCTGCATGGCTCATCCCAAGCGTCAAATCCATAGCTGTCCTTGCGTTAAGTTCAGTGGACGGTGACCCTGTGGCCGGAATCTGCTACGTGGGAAATCAGAACCTGGAGAATCTCCGGGGCTTTGTGCTGGCCCCGCTTGTAGTCTACCTGTTCACAGGGACCATGTTTTTATTAGCTGGCTTTGTTTCACTCTTCAGAATTAGGAGTGTCATAAAACAGGGTGGCACCAAAACAGACAAACTGGAAAAACTGATGATCCGGATAGGTATATTCACCGTGCTGTACACTGTTCCTGCCACCATAGTGGTCGCTTGTTATATTTATGAACAGCACTACAGGGAATTTTGGGAAAAATCCCACAACTGCTCCTGTTCTGCGGACAAAAAGAGATCCAGGCCGGAGTATGCGATTTTCATGTTGAAGTACTTTATGTGTCTGGTGGTTGGTATAACCTCCGGTGTGTGGATTTGGTCTGGAAAAACGTTTGATTCGTGGAGGAAATTAACAAGTAGATGTTGCAGAAGCAGCAAATCTATCAATGTCTTAGCCTACAGCGAGGCCAGCAGAGCACTAACCACCAGGACTGGTCTGCCAAGTTCAGCTTTATACCACAAGCAAGTGCCAATGTCTCATGTCTGA